A region of Rhizorhabdus wittichii RW1 DNA encodes the following proteins:
- a CDS encoding Activator of Hsp90 ATPase 1 family protein (PFAM: Activator of Hsp90 ATPase 1 family protein), whose amino-acid sequence MSNPDEFVMSRLFKAPRDRVWAAWTRPEQLARWFGPRGVTTTVVAADIRPGGFFHCRMDMADGGGTLWARLVYREIAAPERIVWEHSFADRDGNIVGSPFSEHWPKRLLTTVLFEEAGADTRVRLSWVPIDASAEELREYRDAIPSFDDGWAGSYEALDRLLAQD is encoded by the coding sequence ATGTCGAATCCCGATGAATTCGTGATGTCCCGCCTCTTCAAGGCGCCCCGCGACCGCGTCTGGGCCGCCTGGACGCGGCCCGAGCAGCTTGCCCGATGGTTCGGCCCCAGGGGCGTGACCACCACCGTGGTGGCGGCCGACATCCGGCCGGGCGGCTTCTTCCATTGCCGGATGGACATGGCCGATGGCGGCGGCACGCTCTGGGCCAGGCTCGTCTATCGCGAGATCGCGGCGCCGGAGCGGATCGTCTGGGAGCACAGCTTCGCCGATCGCGACGGCAATATCGTCGGCTCGCCTTTCTCCGAGCATTGGCCGAAGCGCCTGCTGACGACGGTGTTGTTCGAGGAGGCCGGCGCCGACACCCGCGTCCGCCTGAGCTGGGTGCCGATCGACGCGAGCGCGGAGGAACTGCGCGAATATCGCGATGCGATCCCTTCCTTCGACGACGGCTGGGCCGGCAGCTACGAGGCGCTCGACCGGTTGCTGGCGCAGGACTGA
- a CDS encoding NAD/NADP transhydrogenase alpha subunit-like protein — translation MDFISILSIFVLACFVGYYVVWSVTPALHTPLMAVTNAISSVIIVGALIASATAGGSVLGKYLGLVAVVFASINIFGGFAVTERMLAMYKKKDRKG, via the coding sequence ATGGATTTCATCTCGATCCTGTCGATCTTCGTGCTGGCCTGCTTCGTCGGCTATTATGTCGTCTGGTCGGTCACGCCCGCGCTGCACACGCCGCTGATGGCGGTGACCAACGCGATCTCGTCGGTGATCATCGTCGGCGCGCTGATCGCCAGCGCGACCGCGGGCGGCAGCGTGCTCGGCAAATATCTGGGCCTCGTCGCCGTCGTCTTCGCCAGCATCAACATCTTCGGCGGCTTCGCGGTCACCGAACGGATGCTCGCCATGTACAAGAAGAAAGACCGCAAGGGCTGA
- a CDS encoding monooxygenase, FAD-binding (PFAM: monooxygenase, FAD-binding) yields MRRTAALIAGGGPAGAAAAILLAHGGAMPVLIERQAEPHDVVCGGFLAADAIAMLARIGIDVFALGAHPIGRTRIVAGRRRAEAALPFAAAGLSRNRLDAALLQAATDQGAAIERGVAIRRVDPATRCLDLADGARIGGEALFLATGKHDLRGHPRAAPLDADPALGLRVRLRPSPALAAALADTIELHLFRGGYAGLLVQEDGGANLCLSVAQSRLKAAGGQPDRLIALLEREAPLLAERFGAAVETGPWSSIARVPYGWRATQAAPGLFRLGDQAAVIASLAGDGIAIALASAVRATHAFLHDGPDAAAAFQADIARRTRRPIALANLLRHWGETPWIAGPLAGLLGHVPGLLRQAAAMTRVGAGQSCASNRSSAS; encoded by the coding sequence ATGCGTCGAACGGCTGCGCTGATCGCGGGCGGCGGACCGGCAGGGGCCGCCGCCGCCATCCTCCTCGCCCATGGCGGGGCGATGCCGGTGCTGATCGAACGCCAGGCCGAGCCGCACGACGTGGTGTGCGGCGGCTTCCTCGCCGCCGACGCGATCGCCATGCTGGCGCGGATCGGCATCGACGTCTTCGCGCTGGGCGCGCATCCGATCGGGCGCACCCGCATCGTCGCCGGCCGCCGCCGCGCCGAGGCCGCGCTGCCCTTCGCCGCCGCCGGCCTGTCGCGCAACCGGCTCGACGCCGCCCTGCTCCAGGCGGCGACCGACCAGGGGGCGGCGATCGAGCGCGGCGTCGCGATCCGGCGGGTCGATCCGGCGACGCGCTGCCTCGATCTCGCCGACGGCGCGCGGATCGGCGGCGAGGCGCTGTTCCTCGCCACCGGCAAGCACGACCTGCGCGGCCATCCCCGCGCCGCACCGCTCGACGCCGACCCGGCGCTGGGGCTGCGCGTGCGGCTGCGCCCTTCGCCGGCGCTCGCCGCCGCGCTGGCCGATACGATCGAGCTCCACCTGTTCCGGGGTGGCTATGCGGGCCTGCTGGTGCAGGAGGACGGCGGCGCGAACCTCTGCCTGTCGGTCGCGCAGTCGCGGCTCAAGGCGGCGGGCGGGCAGCCCGACCGGCTGATCGCGCTGCTGGAACGCGAAGCGCCGCTGCTCGCCGAGCGGTTCGGCGCGGCGGTGGAGACGGGGCCCTGGAGCAGCATCGCGCGGGTACCCTATGGCTGGCGCGCGACGCAGGCGGCACCCGGCCTGTTCCGGCTCGGCGACCAGGCGGCGGTGATCGCCAGCCTGGCCGGCGACGGCATCGCCATCGCGCTGGCGAGCGCGGTCCGCGCCACCCACGCCTTCCTTCACGACGGCCCGGACGCCGCCGCCGCCTTCCAGGCCGACATCGCGCGCCGCACCCGCCGCCCGATCGCGCTCGCCAACCTGCTGCGCCATTGGGGCGAGACGCCATGGATCGCCGGGCCCCTCGCCGGCCTGCTCGGCCATGTGCCGGGCCTGCTGCGGCAGGCGGCGGCGATGACGCGGGTGGGGGCAGGTCAGTCCTGCGCCAGCAACCGGTCGAGCGCCTCGTAG
- a CDS encoding NAD(P)(+) transhydrogenase (AB-specific) (PFAM: NAD(P) transhydrogenase, beta subunit): MHELAAAPAWASLAYLISGILFILALRGLSSPASSRRGNRFGMIGMLIAVATTLVLHGTGLVEIAIAIAIGGAIGFVTARRIAMTAMPQLVAAFHSLVGLAAVLVAGAAFLNPGAFGILDLVTGHIHQVSRIEMGLGVAIGAITFSGSVIAFLKLNGNMSGAPIMLPGRHVINLGMLAAIIGLIGYFLTDDAQWVFFTITALSFVIGFLLIIPIGGADMPVVVSMLNSYSGWAAAAMGFTLHNTAMIVTGALVGSSGAILSYIMCKAMNRSFISVIAGGFGGDSGGASGGGEKVDRPWKRGSAEDAAFLMGQAEQVIIVPGYGMAVSQAQHVLREMGDLLKEAGVRVKYAIHPVAGRMPGHMNVLLAEANVPYDEVFELEDINSEFSQTDVAFVIGANDVTNPAAKTDKSSPIYGMPILDVEKAKTVLFVKRSMGGVGYAGVDNDVFYMDNTMMLLGDAKKMVEEIVKAINH; the protein is encoded by the coding sequence ATGCATGAACTCGCTGCCGCGCCCGCCTGGGCATCGCTCGCCTATCTGATCTCGGGCATCCTCTTCATCCTGGCGCTGCGCGGGCTGTCCAGCCCGGCCAGCTCGCGCCGGGGCAACCGCTTCGGCATGATCGGCATGCTGATCGCGGTCGCGACCACGCTGGTCCTGCACGGCACCGGCCTGGTCGAGATCGCCATCGCCATCGCGATCGGCGGTGCGATCGGTTTCGTCACCGCGCGGCGCATCGCGATGACCGCGATGCCGCAGCTCGTCGCCGCCTTCCACTCGCTGGTCGGCCTCGCGGCGGTGCTGGTGGCGGGCGCCGCCTTCCTCAATCCGGGCGCCTTCGGCATCCTCGATCTCGTCACCGGCCATATCCACCAGGTCAGCCGGATCGAGATGGGCCTCGGCGTCGCGATCGGCGCGATCACCTTCTCGGGATCGGTCATCGCCTTCCTGAAGCTCAACGGCAACATGTCGGGCGCGCCGATCATGCTGCCCGGCCGGCACGTCATCAACCTCGGCATGCTCGCGGCGATCATCGGCCTGATCGGCTATTTCCTGACCGACGACGCGCAGTGGGTGTTCTTCACGATCACCGCGCTCAGCTTCGTCATCGGCTTCCTGCTGATCATCCCGATCGGCGGCGCCGACATGCCGGTCGTCGTGTCGATGCTCAACAGCTATTCGGGCTGGGCCGCGGCGGCGATGGGCTTCACCCTGCACAACACCGCGATGATCGTCACCGGCGCGCTGGTGGGCTCGTCGGGCGCGATCCTCAGCTACATCATGTGCAAGGCGATGAACCGCAGCTTCATCAGCGTCATCGCGGGCGGCTTCGGCGGCGACAGCGGCGGCGCCTCGGGCGGCGGCGAGAAGGTCGATCGCCCGTGGAAGCGCGGCTCGGCCGAGGACGCCGCCTTCCTGATGGGCCAGGCCGAGCAGGTGATCATCGTCCCCGGCTACGGCATGGCCGTCAGCCAGGCGCAGCACGTGCTGCGCGAGATGGGCGACCTGCTCAAGGAAGCCGGCGTGCGGGTGAAGTATGCGATCCACCCGGTCGCGGGCCGCATGCCCGGCCACATGAACGTGCTGCTGGCCGAGGCGAACGTCCCCTATGACGAGGTGTTCGAGCTGGAGGACATCAACAGCGAGTTCTCGCAGACCGACGTCGCCTTCGTCATCGGCGCCAACGACGTCACCAATCCGGCCGCCAAGACCGACAAGTCGTCGCCGATCTACGGCATGCCGATCCTCGACGTCGAGAAGGCCAAGACCGTGCTGTTCGTGAAGCGCTCGATGGGCGGTGTCGGCTATGCCGGCGTCGACAACGACGTCTTCTACATGGACAACACCATGATGCTCCTCGGCGACGCCAAGAAGATGGTCGAGGAAATCGTCAAGGCGATCAACCACTAG
- a CDS encoding transcriptional regulator, ArsR family (PFAM: regulatory protein, ArsR): MAMEDSLSLKLAALADPTRRAIVARLARGEASVSELQRPFGISQPAISKHLKVLERAGLIEQGRIGQSRPRRLRVDALRATGAWFDQVADLWRDSFDRLDTLLMETENDDVESR; encoded by the coding sequence ATGGCTATGGAAGATTCGCTGAGTCTCAAGCTGGCGGCGCTCGCCGACCCCACGCGCCGCGCGATCGTCGCCCGGCTCGCGCGCGGGGAAGCGAGCGTGTCCGAACTGCAAAGGCCGTTCGGCATCAGCCAGCCGGCGATCTCCAAGCATCTCAAGGTCCTCGAACGGGCCGGGCTGATCGAACAGGGCCGCATCGGCCAGTCGCGCCCGCGTCGCCTGCGGGTCGATGCGCTGCGCGCGACCGGGGCCTGGTTCGATCAGGTCGCCGACCTCTGGCGCGACAGCTTCGACCGGCTCGATACGCTGCTGATGGAAACGGAGAATGACGATGTCGAATCCCGATGA
- a CDS encoding two component, sigma54 specific, transcriptional regulator, Fis family (PFAM: response regulator receiver; sigma-54 factor, interaction domain-containing protein; helix-turn-helix, Fis-type; ATPase associated with various cellular activities, AAA_5~SMART: AAA ATPase): protein MRRDTPPGLLLIDAEPAQAGLMSALAQRAGWRVLRAADVAEAVERSGNADIRLDAALIDLWSPDEASVRSVARLRESLPALPIIVVTAQDSVDLAVRAVRAGAHDVLVKPIARHRLLAALDHVVADDPPAGELRPLVEKWSEALDFAEIVGSAPSFRRALDVAMRAAATPATILIEGESGVGKELLAQAIHRASARQAGPLITVNCAAIPANLVESELFGHERGAFTGAFERRPGLFADADGGTIFLDEIGDLPGDAQAKLLRVLQSGEIRPIGATRPRQVSVRVIAATNRRLSDDVARGRFREDLFYRLAVVPLTLPALRDRIGDVAPLAAHLLDRIARQLGLPGLAVDASAIALLETHDWPGNVRQLHNVLFRAAIFRDGGTLTASDFPQLRAAHAGPQPAANDDAPVPADAAAPPAGSLALFGADGHVRPIDEIEADLIRLAIGHYRGRMTEVARRLRIGRSTLYRKLGELGIEQAG from the coding sequence ATGCGTCGCGACACCCCGCCGGGGCTCTTGCTGATCGATGCCGAACCGGCGCAGGCCGGGCTGATGAGCGCACTGGCGCAGCGGGCCGGATGGCGCGTGCTCCGTGCCGCCGACGTCGCCGAGGCGGTCGAGCGGTCGGGCAATGCCGATATTCGGCTCGACGCGGCGCTGATCGACCTGTGGTCGCCCGACGAGGCGTCGGTGCGATCGGTCGCCCGGCTGCGCGAGAGCCTGCCCGCGCTTCCGATCATCGTCGTCACCGCCCAGGATTCGGTCGATCTCGCGGTGCGCGCCGTCCGCGCGGGGGCGCACGACGTGCTCGTCAAGCCGATCGCCCGCCACCGGCTGCTCGCCGCGCTCGACCATGTCGTTGCCGACGACCCGCCCGCCGGCGAACTCCGGCCGCTGGTCGAGAAATGGTCCGAGGCGCTCGATTTCGCGGAGATCGTCGGGTCGGCCCCATCCTTCCGCCGCGCGCTCGACGTGGCGATGCGCGCCGCCGCGACCCCCGCGACGATCCTGATCGAGGGCGAGAGCGGCGTCGGCAAGGAACTGCTCGCCCAGGCGATCCACCGCGCCTCGGCCCGCCAGGCCGGCCCGCTGATCACCGTCAACTGCGCGGCGATCCCCGCCAACCTCGTCGAATCCGAACTGTTCGGCCATGAGCGTGGCGCCTTCACCGGCGCCTTCGAGCGCCGGCCGGGGCTGTTCGCCGACGCCGACGGCGGGACGATCTTCCTCGACGAGATCGGCGACCTGCCGGGCGATGCGCAGGCGAAGCTGCTGCGCGTGCTCCAGTCGGGCGAGATCCGGCCGATCGGCGCGACCCGGCCGCGCCAGGTGTCGGTGCGCGTCATCGCCGCGACCAACCGCCGCCTGTCCGACGACGTCGCGCGCGGACGCTTCCGCGAGGACCTGTTCTACCGGCTCGCGGTGGTGCCGCTGACCCTGCCCGCGCTGCGCGACCGGATCGGCGACGTCGCCCCGCTCGCCGCGCATCTGCTCGACCGGATCGCCCGCCAGCTCGGCCTGCCGGGGCTCGCCGTCGATGCGTCAGCGATCGCGCTGCTCGAAACCCATGACTGGCCGGGCAATGTCCGCCAGCTCCACAACGTCCTGTTCCGCGCGGCGATCTTCCGCGATGGCGGCACCCTGACCGCATCCGATTTCCCGCAATTGCGCGCCGCCCATGCCGGCCCGCAGCCGGCGGCGAACGACGATGCTCCGGTGCCGGCGGACGCCGCCGCCCCGCCCGCCGGGAGCCTCGCGCTGTTCGGCGCCGACGGCCATGTCCGCCCGATCGACGAGATCGAGGCCGACCTGATCCGCCTGGCGATCGGCCATTATCGCGGCCGGATGACCGAAGTCGCCCGCCGCCTGCGGATCGGCCGATCGACGCTCTACCGCAAGCTCGGCGAACTGGGGATCGAGCAGGCGGGGTAG
- a CDS encoding Methyltransferase type 12 (PFAM: Methyltransferase type 12) produces MRALDRPAQQQEQMDAVDLDRATYSRILTDLAQVNRWTFAARPTLDFVARAVKGRDRFTLLDVGFGDGDLLRAIARWARKRGIHATLTGVDLNPRSAAIAAAATPRHLPIDYLTGDYRAHVEAAEPRGGFDLIVSSLVAHHMSPAELHDFLRVMEQRARIGWQINDLHRHRFAYLGFPLLARLMRWHRIVREDGQLSIARAFRPREWPPVLAEAGIGAEARVRRRFPFRICVERLR; encoded by the coding sequence ATGCGCGCGCTCGACCGGCCCGCGCAGCAGCAGGAGCAGATGGATGCGGTCGACCTCGATCGCGCGACCTATAGCCGCATCCTGACCGACCTCGCCCAGGTCAACCGCTGGACCTTCGCGGCGCGGCCGACGCTCGACTTCGTCGCCCGCGCGGTGAAGGGGCGCGACCGCTTCACCCTGCTCGACGTCGGCTTCGGCGACGGCGACCTGCTTCGCGCGATCGCGCGCTGGGCACGGAAACGCGGCATCCATGCGACCTTGACCGGCGTCGATCTCAACCCCCGCAGCGCCGCGATCGCCGCCGCCGCGACGCCCCGCCATCTGCCGATCGACTATCTGACCGGCGACTATCGCGCGCATGTCGAGGCGGCCGAACCGCGTGGCGGCTTCGACCTGATCGTCAGCAGCCTGGTCGCCCATCATATGTCGCCGGCCGAGCTGCACGACTTCCTCCGCGTGATGGAGCAGCGTGCCCGGATCGGCTGGCAGATCAACGACCTGCATCGCCACCGCTTCGCCTATCTCGGCTTCCCGCTGCTCGCCCGGCTGATGCGCTGGCACCGCATCGTCCGCGAGGACGGCCAGCTTTCGATCGCGCGCGCCTTCCGCCCGCGCGAATGGCCGCCGGTGCTGGCCGAGGCGGGGATCGGAGCCGAGGCGCGGGTGCGGCGCCGCTTCCCGTTCCGGATATGCGTCGAACGGCTGCGCTGA
- a CDS encoding alanine dehydrogenase/PNT domain protein (PFAM: alanine dehydrogenase/PNT domain protein) — protein MKIAVLREAAAGESRVSATPETVKKFIALGAELGVERGAGEGASIADGDYEAAGAKVGDRTATLENADIIFGVQGPDPEALAGAKPGAWIVAGLNPFGAGSDGRARVDAYAAKGFEALAMEFMPRITRAQSMDILSSQSNLAGYKAVLLAAAEYGRAFPMMMTAAGTVSAARAFIMGVGVAGLQAIATARRLGAQVSATDVRSATKEQIQSLGAKPIFVESVAGIEGEGSGGYATEMSEEYQKAQAELVSSHIAKQDIVITTALIPGRPAPRLISDAQIASMRAGSVIVDLAAESGGNVEGAVSGETVVKHGVKIIGAKNMAGTLAADASALFSRNLYNFLSAFWDKDANKPILDEEIGTAVRLTQGGKVVNQRLLG, from the coding sequence TTGAAGATCGCGGTGCTGAGGGAGGCCGCGGCAGGGGAAAGCCGCGTGTCTGCCACGCCCGAGACGGTGAAGAAGTTCATCGCTCTGGGCGCCGAACTGGGGGTCGAGCGGGGGGCCGGCGAAGGCGCTTCGATCGCGGACGGCGACTATGAGGCCGCAGGGGCCAAGGTCGGCGACCGCACCGCGACTCTCGAGAATGCCGACATCATATTCGGCGTGCAGGGGCCCGACCCCGAGGCGCTGGCCGGCGCGAAGCCGGGCGCGTGGATCGTCGCCGGGCTCAACCCGTTTGGGGCCGGATCGGATGGGCGCGCGCGGGTCGACGCCTATGCCGCCAAGGGCTTCGAGGCGCTGGCGATGGAGTTCATGCCGCGCATCACGCGCGCGCAGTCGATGGACATCCTGTCGTCGCAGTCGAACCTCGCCGGCTACAAGGCGGTGCTGCTGGCGGCGGCCGAATATGGCCGCGCCTTCCCGATGATGATGACGGCGGCGGGCACCGTGTCCGCGGCGCGCGCCTTCATCATGGGCGTCGGCGTGGCCGGGCTCCAGGCGATCGCCACCGCGCGCCGCCTGGGCGCGCAGGTTTCCGCGACCGACGTGCGCTCGGCCACCAAGGAGCAGATCCAGTCGCTCGGCGCCAAGCCGATCTTCGTCGAATCGGTCGCCGGGATCGAGGGCGAGGGGTCTGGCGGCTACGCCACCGAGATGTCGGAGGAGTATCAGAAGGCCCAGGCCGAACTGGTGTCCAGCCACATCGCCAAGCAGGACATCGTCATCACCACCGCGCTGATCCCGGGGCGCCCCGCGCCGCGGCTGATCTCCGACGCGCAGATCGCGTCGATGCGGGCGGGATCGGTGATCGTCGACCTCGCGGCCGAAAGCGGCGGCAATGTCGAGGGCGCCGTCTCGGGCGAGACCGTGGTCAAGCACGGCGTCAAGATCATCGGCGCGAAGAACATGGCGGGGACGCTCGCGGCGGACGCTTCGGCGCTCTTCTCGCGCAACCTCTACAATTTCCTCAGCGCCTTCTGGGACAAGGACGCCAACAAGCCGATCCTCGACGAGGAGATCGGCACGGCGGTCCGGCTGACCCAGGGCGGCAAGGTCGTCAACCAGCGCCTGCTCGGCTGA
- a CDS encoding chalcone and stilbene synthase domain protein (PFAM: chalcone and stilbene synthase domain protein), which produces MAKQATLARAPSSMRQSRDVERYAVMTAHIHAIGTAVPDHDIHRTFIDWAAERLGGRERALFERMAGRSGIEHRFTVLPPVPGGSQIDPGGFYGGAMPPTSARMKAYAREAPELALKAIDDLSARAPLDGISHLVVASCTGFVAPGIDQVIARRLGLDGSVERTLVGFMGCYAAVAALRVAHHIARSDPQARILVVTVELCSLHMQDTPAIDSLLAQLQFADGAAAAIVATAPGGIAIDRFFAATLPDSAELIRWDIGDEGFVMQLAGEVPGRIAAALATPELRGAILGNRAADEMPHWAVHAGGRSILDAVEHGLGLGAAALAASRSVLRRHGNMSSSTLMFVLAALMAEPAAIDGVAVAFGPGLAAEGFTIASP; this is translated from the coding sequence GTGGCCAAACAAGCAACACTTGCCCGAGCCCCCTCCTCCATGAGACAATCGCGCGATGTCGAGCGTTACGCCGTCATGACCGCCCATATCCACGCCATCGGCACCGCCGTGCCCGACCACGACATCCACCGGACCTTCATCGACTGGGCGGCAGAGCGGCTGGGAGGGCGCGAACGGGCGCTGTTCGAGCGGATGGCGGGGCGATCGGGGATCGAGCATCGCTTCACCGTCCTGCCGCCCGTGCCCGGCGGAAGCCAGATCGATCCGGGCGGCTTCTACGGCGGCGCGATGCCGCCGACCTCGGCGCGGATGAAGGCCTATGCGCGCGAGGCGCCCGAGCTGGCGCTGAAGGCGATCGACGACCTGTCCGCGCGCGCGCCGCTCGACGGGATCAGCCATCTGGTGGTGGCGAGCTGCACCGGCTTCGTGGCCCCCGGCATCGACCAGGTCATCGCCCGCCGGCTCGGCCTCGACGGGTCGGTCGAGCGGACGCTGGTCGGGTTCATGGGCTGCTATGCGGCGGTCGCGGCGCTGCGCGTCGCGCACCATATCGCCCGATCCGATCCGCAGGCCCGCATCCTCGTCGTCACGGTCGAGCTCTGCTCGCTCCACATGCAGGACACGCCCGCGATCGACTCGCTGCTCGCCCAGCTCCAGTTCGCCGACGGCGCCGCCGCCGCGATCGTCGCCACCGCGCCCGGCGGGATCGCGATCGACCGCTTCTTCGCCGCCACCCTGCCCGACAGCGCCGAGCTGATCCGCTGGGACATCGGCGACGAGGGCTTCGTCATGCAGCTGGCGGGCGAGGTGCCGGGGCGGATCGCGGCGGCGCTCGCCACGCCCGAGCTGCGCGGCGCGATCCTGGGCAACCGCGCCGCCGACGAGATGCCGCACTGGGCGGTCCATGCCGGCGGCCGGTCGATCCTCGACGCGGTCGAGCATGGCCTCGGCCTCGGGGCGGCCGCGCTGGCGGCGTCGCGGTCGGTGCTGCGGCGCCATGGCAACATGTCGTCGTCGACGCTGATGTTCGTGCTCGCCGCGCTGATGGCGGAGCCGGCGGCGATCGACGGCGTCGCGGTCGCCTTCGGACCCGGCCTCGCCGCCGAGGGCTTCACGATCGCGAGCCCGTGA
- a CDS encoding transcriptional regulator, LysR family (PFAM: regulatory protein, LysR; LysR, substrate-binding): MAGWDGLEEIVAIADTGSFVGAARRLRVSASQISRAVQRLEHRLRAELFIRTTRSVQLTEAGRTLVEQCRRIIDERDEALQLARGQGEMQGEVRLTCSTALGERFVAPIVRRFIETHPRLSVRLELTNRLVDLVSEGFDVAIRTGHPTDHRLAARQIASRPAEVCASPAYLARAGHPRGLADLDRHECLIGTSVNWHFLEDGQRRSFVPSGRWRCNSGNAVVDAALAGMGICQLPSFYVRDHIAAGRLVALLEDYRDRPEPVWAVYPQRRALLPKIQQVIAALEAELDEAMNAPSPRSVMPAEAGISAGSCDDVAATLPRSRPPPG, encoded by the coding sequence ATGGCGGGTTGGGACGGGCTGGAGGAGATCGTCGCGATCGCCGATACGGGCAGCTTCGTCGGCGCGGCGCGGCGGCTGCGGGTGTCGGCGTCGCAGATCAGCCGCGCGGTGCAGCGGCTGGAGCATCGGCTGCGCGCCGAGCTGTTCATCCGCACCACCCGTTCGGTCCAGCTCACCGAGGCGGGGCGCACGCTGGTCGAGCAGTGCCGCCGCATCATCGACGAACGCGACGAGGCGCTCCAGCTCGCGCGCGGCCAGGGCGAGATGCAGGGCGAGGTGCGGCTGACCTGCTCGACCGCGCTGGGCGAGCGCTTCGTCGCGCCGATCGTGCGCCGCTTCATCGAGACCCATCCGCGCCTCTCGGTCCGGCTGGAGCTCACCAACCGGCTCGTCGACCTGGTCAGCGAGGGGTTCGACGTGGCGATCCGCACCGGCCATCCGACCGACCATCGCCTCGCCGCGCGGCAGATCGCCTCGCGCCCGGCCGAGGTCTGCGCCTCGCCCGCCTATCTCGCCCGCGCCGGCCACCCGCGCGGCCTCGCCGATCTCGACCGGCACGAATGCCTGATCGGGACGAGCGTGAACTGGCATTTCCTGGAGGACGGGCAGCGGCGCAGCTTCGTGCCCAGCGGCCGCTGGCGCTGCAACAGCGGCAATGCGGTGGTCGACGCGGCGCTGGCGGGGATGGGCATCTGCCAGCTCCCCAGCTTCTACGTCCGCGACCATATCGCCGCCGGGCGGCTGGTGGCGCTGCTGGAGGACTATCGCGACCGGCCCGAGCCGGTCTGGGCGGTCTATCCGCAGCGCCGCGCGCTGCTGCCCAAGATCCAGCAGGTCATCGCCGCGCTGGAGGCGGAGCTGGACGAGGCGATGAACGCGCCCTCGCCCCGTTCCGTCATGCCGGCGGAGGCCGGCATCTCGGCGGGCTCCTGCGACGACGTTGCCGCGACTCTCCCGAGATCCCGGCCTCCGCCGGGATGA